A genomic segment from Roseofilum capinflatum BLCC-M114 encodes:
- a CDS encoding carbon-nitrogen hydrolase family protein, whose translation MKPYLAAAIQMTSEPDLENNLSQAEDLIDLAKRQGAELIGLPENFSFMGIEAEKVAQAGAIAEQTEKFLKTMAQRFQVTLLGGGFPIPVSSDKVHNTALLIDPNGEELARYQKVHLFDVNVPDGNTYQESLTVQAGTQLPPIYESEHLGCLGLSVCYDVRFPELYRSLSQRGAEVLFVPAAFTAYTGKDHWQVLLQARAIENTCYCIAPAQTGCHYARRKTHGHAMIIDPWGIILSDAGEEPGVAIAEIHPDRLEQVRRQMPSLHHRVF comes from the coding sequence ATGAAACCCTATCTCGCAGCCGCTATCCAGATGACCAGTGAGCCAGATCTGGAGAACAATCTTAGCCAAGCGGAAGACCTCATTGACTTAGCCAAACGTCAAGGAGCAGAACTGATCGGCTTACCGGAAAACTTCTCCTTCATGGGCATTGAAGCGGAGAAAGTTGCCCAAGCCGGGGCGATCGCCGAACAAACTGAGAAATTTCTCAAAACTATGGCTCAACGGTTCCAAGTGACCCTCCTAGGAGGCGGATTTCCCATCCCGGTGAGCAGCGATAAAGTCCACAATACAGCCTTGTTGATTGACCCCAACGGTGAAGAGTTGGCCCGATACCAAAAAGTCCACTTGTTTGATGTCAACGTCCCTGACGGAAATACCTACCAAGAATCCTTAACTGTGCAAGCGGGAACCCAACTCCCCCCCATCTACGAATCAGAACACTTGGGTTGCTTAGGCTTATCTGTCTGTTATGATGTGCGCTTTCCGGAGTTGTACCGCTCCTTGTCCCAGCGAGGAGCAGAAGTTTTGTTTGTTCCGGCGGCGTTTACCGCTTATACCGGTAAAGATCATTGGCAAGTGTTGCTGCAAGCCAGAGCTATTGAAAATACCTGCTATTGTATCGCTCCTGCCCAAACCGGTTGCCATTACGCTCGGCGCAAAACCCATGGCCATGCCATGATTATCGACCCTTGGGGGATTATTCTCTCTGATGCAGGAGAAGAACCGGGAGTGGCGATCGCCGAAATTCATCCCGACCGTTTAGAACAAGTACGCCGACAAATGCCGAGCTTACATCATCGTGTATTCTAA